The Lactuca sativa cultivar Salinas chromosome 2, Lsat_Salinas_v11, whole genome shotgun sequence genome includes the window TGGAAAGTACCGTAACACCTTATGAGCCACTTTATTACCCTTGGTGTTTTTATCAATCCACCGACTCTCTTTACAAATGGGACAAACTTGCAATGACTTGTGTTCCTTCCAGAAGAGAAAACAATCGTTTTTGCACACATGAATTGACTCGTACCCCAATCCTAACTTCTTCAGTTTCTTTTTTGCTAAATAATATGAACGGGGAACCTTGTTGTCTGGTGGAAATGCTGAATGCAACAACTCAATGAGTTGATCAAATGAActatcagtccatttgttgttgACCTTCATATGCATCAGCTTTGCTAAAAAGTCAAGGAATGAAAACGTACAACCAGGATATAACTTGGTTTCGACTGCCTCTAACAACTCTTCAAAATCATCATCGACACCACTGCCCCCTGTattcgaggttccttcatcgaggTTTATATCATTTTCTCTCGACTCCCACATAACGTCGTCAATAACATCAGCCATCTCGTTGCTTGGCGAGACGACATCTACAACTGGAGGGATTAAAGGTTCACCGTGATATATCCATGTTTTGTATGATTGACTGAAACCATATATACGAACATGACGTCTCATTGTTTTCGGATTCATGAAGTAACGATTATCACATTTCTCACACGGACATCTGGTTTCACCTTTACAATCTAGGTGTAACATGGATCTCTCGACAAAAGTGTTGAGTCCTAGCTGGAACTCGGGAGATTGACGATGTGGATTAGTAGTCCAGcttttatcaatagacatgatgCAATTGAAACATAATTAAAGCTAaagttgtaatgaccaacattaagtcactaaaagtatatttatattattttctaattaatttaatattttattttttgttattagtttatttttttaagtaattttattttattttaatattaacattaatttgattttagaactactttaagttgattttccaattaattaaaaaagtaattttattttattttaatattaacattaatttgattctaaaggtaaattaagttgattttctaattaatttaatatattattttttgttattagtttatttttttaggtaattttattttattttaatattaacattaatttgattttaaaactactttaagttgattttacaattaattaaAAAAGTAATTTATTTTACTTTACTATTAGCATTAATTGATTCTAAAGGTAAATTAAgtttattttctaattaatttaatattttattttttgttattagtttttttttaagtaattttattttattttagtattaacattaatttgattttaaaactactttaagttgattttacaattaattaaaaaagtaattttattttatttttatattaacattaatttgattctaaaggtaaattaagtttattttctaattaatttaatattttattttttgttattagtttatttttttaagtaattatattttattttgatattaacattaatttgattttaaaactactttaagttgattttacaattaattaaaaaaagttattttattttattttagaattaacattaatttgattctaaaggtaaattaagtttattttctaattaatttaatattttattttttgttattagtttgttttttttaattaaatttattttattttaatattaacattaatttgattttaaaactatttaagttgattttacaattaattcaaaaagtaattttattttattttaatattaacattaattTGATTATAAAGGTAAACTAAgtttattttctaattaatttaatattttattttttgttagtagtttatttttttaagttattttattttattttaatattaattttaaaactactttaagttgattttacaattaattaaaaacgtaattctattttattttaatattaacattaatttgattctaaaggtaaattaaatttattttctaattaatttaatattttattttttgttattagtttatttttttaaagtaatttaattttattttaatattaacattaacttgattttaaaactacgttaagttgattttacaattaattaaaaaagtaattttattttattttaatattaacattgatttgattctaaaggtaaattaattttattttctaattaatttaatattttattttttgttattagtttatttttttaaagtaattttattttattttaatattaacattaacttgattttaaaactattttaagttgattttacaattaaGTCAATTTCATCCAATTAAAGCCAAACATTTGGTCACTAACAAAATTAAGCACTTTGAAaccatatacaatacattactagaagtaagttgctattaataacctaattaagccaAATGTATACATCAAATTTGGATATTCAAATTTCATCCAATTAAGCCAAATGTATACATCCAATTTCGTACaatttgcatattccaatttcatCCACTTTACATATTCCAATTTTATCCAATTTCCTACAATTAAGCCAAATGTATACATCCaatttgcatattccaatttcatccaatttcatacaaatatATACATCTAAATTTCATTCAACAAAATTGAATGAAATTGAAAATGCATACAATCCAACAAAATAATCCAACAAAATTTATACATCTTAATTTATACATCTAAATTTCATACAAATTTATACATCTAAATTTCATTCAACAATTTTATACATCTAAATTTCATCCAACACACAATCCAACAAAATGCACAACAACTtcatatctcaaaataataacatatcACTCAACAAAATTGAAAATTATTCACAAGTTATCATCTAAATGAACACAAAAAtagaaaaatcattaaaaaaaaagaGGAGGAATTTGACCTTTGATTGGGGGCAATTTCGGAATTTAGCTAAATATCGCCGGATTTTGGGGCTGTGGCGGCCTTGTGGTGGTCATGGGGGAAGGATGGGCTAGCACCGGTCCAACAAGCAATTTCTACTCCACCAAATTGGAAATGACACGCGAAATTGAAGAATGGCCGAGAGGAAAATGAGAGCAACAAAAGAATGCGGAAAAAAATGGCAGAAAGGGATATCTGCGTaaagcattagcggcgacacgcAATAGCGGCGACGCTAGGGCATTAGCGGTGACACTAGGGTAATAGCGGCGACATGTGGAGGGAAAAGTCAGCGCATCTTTTGGCTTTCCTCTACAGCCGTTGGATTGAAATGAAACCGGACGGTTGGGGTTAAATCGACGCGGATCGTTGTAACaaggcattagcggcgacatacagcaatagcggcgacatgtaaCGCGTCAACtacatgtcgccgctattgctaggtgtcgccgctaaaggcgtcACCGGTAATGCCAATATTTCTTGTATTAATAAAAGTAATTTAAATACAAACCAATACAATGCATTTCAATTGTTGTATCCTACTTTGTACAGGATATATCTTGTACTCAATTTCGATTCAAAATCATAAAGATGGTTGTCCACTTTTtggaggaattagggtttatgttggAGATTTGGATACCACTTGGATCGTGTGAACACTTTTCGAACATATGCTTAGGTTGTAAGAAATTCAGCGTAGGATAATCCAAgaggacacttacgattctaggtATAGAAATCATAAGCCAAATTGCTAAAAGGATTCTATGTTTCATTGAAGAAAAAAAGATCTAATGATTTGTGTGTGTCTCTTCTCAAATAGAAGAgctatttatttataataaacaaGATTAGGGTTGGTCGTCAGGGTTTCTTTGAAAGCAAGTCATGGAAATCCaaattttaatgaggatttaaggtTTCTAAAACTACCGAGTTTTGTTAGTTTTACCATAACCACCTTCAAGGATTTGAATTTCCCACTATGTTCACATATGTAAAATTCGGACTCCAGCCAGGGGCTCTGTCCCTTGGACCCcactaggggcgctgcccctagaccccgccaaagggcgtgctgcccctttggaaaccccgaACCCCCGACTTGTTGCCGAACCggcttctaattcgatcttatacagGTGTGTACTCCGCACAAAGTCGtatatatattagagtacaaattctgaatccccttagctcacatgttagttcgaATTACATAAAATTatatggtgacactaaaatcaccaacaccaCTTAGATGAGCGAATCTAAATGTGAGTATAAAATTGTATCTCTTAACTCTTGGATATGAACCATAATAAAAACCAAGATTCAATAcataaactatttataaaataaagaaaatggacaaaacagaaaattGTATACTTTACTCCCGCTGCCAATTTTGGAAATCTACTTTAATTTTTACCCAttataggtatatacttatttAATTGACCGACAATTGCAATGCTTTAAGTGATTTTTCTATACAATCCTATCTACATTTCGTTTTACGATAGAAGTTACTAGTTAAGATGTAGTAACATGACTAAAAACATGTCCGAGCTTTATAATGTATTACAATCAATGATTTTGAAGCAATATTTTTCTATATCTTTTGAATTTCCAAGCTTTATGATGTAtaggtgtatgtatgtatatgcttATGTGGACGAGTATATGTatttgtgtatttgtatgtatatatgataCAATCTAATTTTAATTAGCTAAACTACCAAAATTAGATTAAGAGATAGAGACACTTGTggaaaattttatgataattaACTTCAACCATCCGGTTATAATTTGTAGATAAAATAGGAAATAACTCTATGTTGATAAAGGTACTAGCTTCTTATTGACTAAGTGATGAATGAAACCAAGTGTCACCCCTGGAAACATGAAAGTGGAAATCATAATTGTTACTTCACTCTTGATAATTTGTTGGTTTCTTCCTCATTCTTTTGGGTCATTTAATCTTGGTACTATTAGGCAATTCATTGATGGATCTACCCTAGTAGGTCAAAGGGTTGTATAAACTGCCCCTCCCTTAACAGTGATCTCTTCATCTAACTCCATTGCATAATTGTCTATGAAGCAAAATTATGGAAAGAGAGCATGGATGTCTTCATAAAATTCCAAGACGGATTATGATATATCCTTGAAATGCCAAGCGACTAAGACCTGTAATGTAGTGTAGTGAAACAAATGGTCGAGTAACTGGCTTAGAGTATTCTTCTATCTCTTGTATGATTGGAAGAGATCGTGGAGTTGTATTGACATAAGCTTGTCAGAGTAGTAAGATATGAAACATGTGGTCTACCATGGAGTCTATAAGTAGGTCTAAACGGTACGCTACGCCTTCGATTCGTTTACCGGTTCTAAAAGTTTCATATAACCACTTGCTTAACTTTTTTGTAGCTTGTGAGTGAGTACAATGTTGACGATACTCTCATTCACATAAATAGACAATGTTTTCCACCTTGAATCCCTGGCCGATTTTGTGAGTATTTTTCTAGATCTGTTATTCCTTGTTGGGCTCGTCATAAATTTTCTTTTTGGAGAGATTGAAGTTGGTTATGTTTTGTGATTGTAACATTAATGGATGTTGAAGAGGAATCATCAGGGTTGCATCGATTGATATCGAGAATTGGGTGACAATAAAGTACTTGGAAGGGCAAAATATTAATGGCGAAGTGGTGTAAGGTATTATACCAATACTGAACaagatatgtgtatgtatatttgTGTAACGCCCCAATTCTGGTATGTTGTTAAAATGTTTATCTTTTCGAGTTTTcaagggggactcgacgagtcagtagcctgactcgtcgagtagggacgggatttcgagcacgtgtaagtaggcgactcaacgagtccatattcgtgactcggcga containing:
- the LOC128132267 gene encoding uncharacterized protein LOC128132267 — its product is MSIDKSWTTNPHRQSPEFQLGLNTFVERSMLHLDCKGETRCPCEKCDNRYFMNPKTMRRHVRIYGFSQSYKTWIYHGEPLIPPVVDVVSPSNEMADVIDDVMWESRENDINLDEGTSNTGGSGVDDDFEELLEAVETKLYPGCTFSFLDFLAKLMHMKVNNKWTDSSFDQLIELLHSAFPPDNKVPRSYYLAKKKLKKLGLGYESIHVCKNDCFLFWKEHKSLQVCPICKESRWIDKNTKGNKVAHKVLRYFPMAPRLRHLYCSWYTSKNMIWHSTRRSEDGVMRHPIDGESWKKIDVDYPDFLSESRNVRLGLVADGFNPFGNMCNPHSTWPVVLTTYNLPPWLCMKESSFMLALLIPGPKAPGKDIDVFLRLLVEELKFLWQSSIRIKDATTNTFFTMKAMLLLTINDFPARSSLSRWSGQGYRACPTCNEDTPSYVQ